Within the Thermostichus vulcanus str. 'Rupite' genome, the region CTCAAAGCGCAGGGTTTTGATGATCCCCTGTTCGCGGGCCAGCAAACTATTGACGATGATCATGTCCGGTTGATCGGCAACGGCCTTTTGAATGCCCTCTTGTCCATCTGTCGCTTCGGAAACTTGGTAGCCGCGGCTTTGTAAAGCCTCCATCAACAGACGCACGGTGGGCAAATGTTCGTCGATCACCAGTACCTTACGGCGGCAGCTTCGCTGGGCGATTAAGGCGTGGATTGACTCCAGCAGCGCCTCCATATCAATCGGTTTGGTGAAATAGCGGTCGATGCCCAGCCGATAGCCCCGCTCCCGATCCTCCACGATGGAAAGAATCACAATCGGGATCTCGACAGTATCCGGGTTGCTCTTCAGGACGGCAGCCACATCAAACCCGCCCATCTCGGGCATCATCACATCCAACAGGATCAGATCCGGATGGTGCAATCGGGCTTGGGTGATGGCTTCGATGCCGTCTTGGGCCTCGATCACCCGGTAGCCCTCCGATTCGAGGTTTTCCTTGAGCAACTGCCGCAGATGCTGCTCATCATCCACCACGAGGATGGTTTGGGATCCCGGTGAGCCAGCTCCTACTTCACCCGTTGCCGGGATCAGGTCAGGGGTAGCCGCCACATGCTCCCGCAGTTGGCGCACGATGCCCTGCAAATCAACGCCGCCGGTCGGTGCATTTGCCGAGTCTGTCCAGCGGGGTAAGGTGAAGACAAAGCGGCTGCCCTGGCCCAGGGTGCTCTCCACCCAAATTTTGCCGCCATGATGTTCAACAATTTGTTTGCTAATCGGCAGACCCAAGCCTGTCCCTTGGGGGCGGTCAGTGAGGGTATCTCCTGCCTGTTTGAACTTGTCGAAAATGCGGGCTTGATCTGCGGCGGCAATGCCGATGCCAGTGTCGATGATGGCGATCTCCAACTGGTGGGGTAAAGCCCTGGCCCGACAGGTAATGGATCCCTGCTCGGTGAACTTGAGGGCATTGGAGAGCAAATTAATTAGCACTTGCACCAACCGATCCGGATCCCCATAGACCTCGGGCAACTGCGGATCCACCTCTTTCAAGATGGGTAAGCCCTTTTGTTCCGCCAGGGGTGTGATGGCGCCAATGGCCCGCTCTAGGATCCCCTCGACGGCTAAGGGTTGCATGTGCCATTCAATCTGACCGGCCTCCATTTTGGCCACATCCAGCACATCGTTGATGAGGGCGGTAAGGCGTTCCCCTTCCGAAAGAATAATGCCGAGGTTGTCGCTCACCTGGCTGACGGCTCGTTGCAGCTTGCGCTCCGCTGCCGAATCAGAGGCTCGTTCTGGAGCCAGAGCGGGAAAGATCACCTCTTCTAGGCGTTTTTGGATCAGCTTGGCAAACCCCAGCACCGATGTAAGGGGGGTACGCAACTCGTGGCTCACGGTTGAGATGAAATCCGTTTTCATCTGGTCGATGTGCTTTTCGCTGGTGATGTCGCGGATCAGCATTACACACCCCAAGCTGGCCGCGATCCCTTCCTGTGAGCGTTGAATGGCGGCGGCCACGGCTTTGCCCACCCGTTGGTTGCCCAGCTTGATCTCCGCCGCTACAGGTTTTGTGGGATCCGCCAAGGCTTGCTCCACCAAGGCCAACAGATCGGCCCCAAACACCTGCGCCACAGGCAACCCCACAGGGGATTCCCCCTCAGTATTTAGCCCAAACAGGGTTAGCAGGGCCGGGTTCACCCGCAAAATCTGACCCACCGGATCCGTCACCAACAGTCCATCGGCAATGTTCTCGATCAGTGCATCCAGGTAGGCGAGGGTATCTTGCAGCTCGTTCACCGCCTGGGCCAACTGGGCTGTCCGTTGTTCTACTCCCTGCTCTAGGGCCCGATTGCTCTCCTGCAAGCGTTCCGTATATCCCTTGAGGCGTTGGATCATATTCTGGAAAGCCTGAGATAGCAGGCCAATCTCGTCCGTGCGCTGCCTACCTGGCATCTCTTGCCAATGGGCTTCTCCAATTTGGGTTTCAATTTGAGCTGCGGCTGCCGCCAACTGCTGGAGCGGTGTGATCAGATCCCGCACCAAAAAGATCAAGATTAAAAGGATCCCGCCCCCCAACAGCGCTAGCCAGAGCAGGATCAGCTGTTGATTCACCTGTTGCACGGTGGCTCCGACGGCGGCCCGCGTCTGTTGAACGGAAGCGAGGATCTGTTCTTGGGGTACCACCACCCCTAGGCTCCAGTTGGGATACTCCAGTGGACGAACCGCAACGCGGTAACGCCCCTGTGGCAGTTCCAGATCCCGCAACAGGGGATCCCCAGCCATCATCTCTTGGGCAAGCGCCGCCACCTGCGGCTGCTCGGATTCCAGCAGGCTGGTATTCAGCAGTTCCCCGATTTGTAACTGCCGGGATCCCGGACTGACCAACCCAAACAACTGGGAATAAGCTTCCGGAAAGGCGATGATCTGCCCCTGGTCATCCAGCAAAAAGGCGAACTCCCCCAAGTTGGCATCAGCAAAGGCTCCGTCACTCTCGCCCAACACCTGAGCCCGCAAAATTTCTCCCACAATCGTACCGAGGCTGAGATCGATCCCCGCCACCCCCAAAAACTCCCCTTGGGCATCACGAATCGGGGCCACTGCAGAGGTAAGCAACCCCTGACCGGCGGTATCTTCGTACACCTCCGTCCAGCGCACCTTGCCACTGGGGTTGTTCTCCGGACGAACGATGGTATAGTAGGTGCCCTCAACCCGCT harbors:
- a CDS encoding response regulator codes for the protein MFGWLRSRIGLRISLVVTVVSSASVLALIQLSSKRIQELGEFAASENETTLRTQVDAALTRITEEQAAHYNAIFAQVGAAASLIAQQAAVYLEEQTFYGQQNYNPQETLTLYPNRRWINTAADPVSVFFSAADEITPEITQELNAISHLDPLLQALQQSQSSIVASWLILESSSTRYYPNTFFAPELPPLSDFDERVEGTYYTIVRPENNPSGKVRWTEVYEDTAGQGLLTSAVAPIRDAQGEFLGVAGIDLSLGTIVGEILRAQVLGESDGAFADANLGEFAFLLDDQGQIIAFPEAYSQLFGLVSPGSRQLQIGELLNTSLLESEQPQVAALAQEMMAGDPLLRDLELPQGRYRVAVRPLEYPNWSLGVVVPQEQILASVQQTRAAVGATVQQVNQQLILLWLALLGGGILLILIFLVRDLITPLQQLAAAAAQIETQIGEAHWQEMPGRQRTDEIGLLSQAFQNMIQRLKGYTERLQESNRALEQGVEQRTAQLAQAVNELQDTLAYLDALIENIADGLLVTDPVGQILRVNPALLTLFGLNTEGESPVGLPVAQVFGADLLALVEQALADPTKPVAAEIKLGNQRVGKAVAAAIQRSQEGIAASLGCVMLIRDITSEKHIDQMKTDFISTVSHELRTPLTSVLGFAKLIQKRLEEVIFPALAPERASDSAAERKLQRAVSQVSDNLGIILSEGERLTALINDVLDVAKMEAGQIEWHMQPLAVEGILERAIGAITPLAEQKGLPILKEVDPQLPEVYGDPDRLVQVLINLLSNALKFTEQGSITCRARALPHQLEIAIIDTGIGIAAADQARIFDKFKQAGDTLTDRPQGTGLGLPISKQIVEHHGGKIWVESTLGQGSRFVFTLPRWTDSANAPTGGVDLQGIVRQLREHVAATPDLIPATGEVGAGSPGSQTILVVDDEQHLRQLLKENLESEGYRVIEAQDGIEAITQARLHHPDLILLDVMMPEMGGFDVAAVLKSNPDTVEIPIVILSIVEDRERGYRLGIDRYFTKPIDMEALLESIHALIAQRSCRRKVLVIDEHLPTVRLLMEALQSRGYQVSEATDGQEGIQKAVADQPDMIIVNSLLAREQGIIKTLRFEKGLENVYFILLAEEPTREDPPGQSAADR